The Aminipila terrae nucleotide sequence TGAGATTTGCAGTTCTCTTCCAATATTGAATCATTTTTCAGCAGTCTTTCTAATGCCAGAATATGAGCACTTGCCAGATCCTTTACATGAATATAATCCCTGATACAACTTCCATCTTCTGTATTATAATCCTGACCAAACAATGAAAATACATCACGCTTTCCAGTAACCGTTTCAAGAAGCAGCGGAATAACATGAGACTCCGGACTATGTGCTTCTCCCAGACCAGCCTCATAGGCTGAACCTGCTGCATTAAAATATCTGAGCGCTATGGAATTCAGCCCATATGCCTGTCCATAGTCCTGCATAATCCGCTCAATCATAAATTTGGTCCACCCATAAGAATTAATAGGGGATTGTTTTTCATTTTCTGTAATTGGCACAACCTCTGGCAAGCCATACGTGGCACAAGTTGAAGAGAATACCAGTTTACTTACACCTTTAGCCAGCATGACATCAAAAAGCCTTTTGCTGCCTATAACATTATTTTCATAATACTTAGCAGGATTGCTTACGGATTCACCCACTAAAGAACTGGCTGCAAAATGTACTACTGCACTTATCTGGTGGCTATCAAAAACAGACTCCAGTTGCTTTGTATTACCCAAATCGCCTATTACCAATTCACAATTTCTTACAGCCCACTTATGTCCTGTAGAAAGATTATCGTAAATTACCACTTCATAACCTTTTTCCTGCAAGGCGCTCACTGTATGACTTCCAATATAACCTGCTCCACCTGTAACCATAATTTTCATATGCTACTCTCCTAAAAAATATCTTTACGCTGCATCATCAAAAATCTTCCCATCATCTGGTTCAATTTCAGGGTTTACATAAACATGATTCGCTTTCACCTTTTTTAGTATCTGCTGCTTCAGTTGTTTTAACTCAGGATACCTGTCAAAAAAGTCAAACTTAGCCTGAACACCGGGCGTATCTGCTGATTTTAAGAAAACATAAGCGCAAAAACTCTCTGCCAAATCCTCCGCACATTCCGTTGATGCATACCCAGTTACAAACTCTGATTTATGGCGATCATAAAAATAAGCATTTTCTGGATCTGTAGCCCAGTCATTTATCATATCTTTCCAGAACGCTTTATAGTATGCCTGCAGATATGAATCTTCGTTAGCCACACATTCCCAGTCACTATATCTATTTTCAGGATAATACTTCTCATTATCCCCAAAATACTCTACCTGCTTTTCGTTTAGAGTCAGGTAATGACACATTTCATGAACAACCGTATAAGGAAACAACCCATCGTCCTTTATATCTGCTGGGTCTACTGTCATACACCAAGTCTTTCCCTGATCATCTACAGGTATAACGTAAGCATACGTACCCAGTTCACCATCTCCACCTACCTTAAAGTATTTAAAGTTTGCAAATAGTTCCTTGGGCAGAATGTCTGTTACTGCCTTCCAATTCTTTTCAAGATTTTTCTGCTCCTTTTTAGACAGTGAATCTAATCCATTTTGGGAACCCTCCTGATATACAGCATTAAAGGCAGGTGTAATTACAAACATACCAAAATTTTTCTGATTTTTATCATCTAATAGATTTAAGGCAATTGCATCTGCATCCAGTTTTCTGTATTTACCTACTATGTCCTTAATCTCCTTGTTAATATCTACATCATACTGTTCGTCATCATTTTCAGTTGCCTTAAAATATTCTTCTCTTAGTTGATTTAACTTGTCCCAATCTTTTCTCGAAAGAATCTTTTTAAGATTAGCCATAGTTTCCTTGCCATAATCCAGCTTTGGATCAGGCTTATCTTCCTTATAGTTGTCCTCCCCAAACTGCCTGATAGTTTCTTTGTCCAGCAATGCAGTTATTTTCTGCCAGATTTCAGTTTCTTTATCCGACATTTTGTAGTCTTTTTTCCCCTCGCGCTCCTGCATTAATATATCGGCTTTATGTAATAGGGTTCCCACATCACTTCGGACCTGCTCTGTAGCATTCTCATTTAAATCACCCAGCAATGCTGTCAGCTGCACATTTTCTTCTTTCGATAACTCCAGTTTTCCACTGACGGAATCTGTACAAGTTACAACAAGTAATATTAGGCAAAAAAGTATTAAAATAAAGACTTTATTACCAACTTTCTTCTTCATATATAGCCCCCTACTATTAATAGCTTAAATTAACATGCTTTCTTGATTTTATTATGCTCAAACCAATTTATTGTCCGTTAAACAGTTCAAATCTGTATTTCTGTTTTGTGACGTTATCGGGCCTGCCAGAATCAATCTCTTCTGAAAACATATCCAGTGGTCTTACAAACATTCCATAGGGTTCATATAATGCCTGATAAGAGACCATCCATTCCCTGGTCTCTGTATGCATCACGATGTCATGAACATAATAAAGCTTCCCCTTAAAATGTCTATAGGGTCTTTTAGTGATAATTCGTCTAGTCATTGTCCTCACCTCTAAAATTACATTTAAATAATGCTGTTCAGTATATATCTAGATAATTAATATTAAAAATAATCAGTTTTAGCCTGTACAATCTTTAAAGGGTTTTTATTTAGCCATTCTATTAACCTTTCTTCATCATTTATTACATTTTGATCCCATTCTTTAGCTGAACTACTGCTATATAAACTATGTTCATTACCAATGTCCACCTTATATCTTATATGGTAACTAGTAAATTTAGCCTTTCCTGGTATTGCATCTGTATTTTCCCTATCTGGATTATGTTCTTCATAATGTTTAATAAAATTAAAGACTGACATTTTAGTTATGATTGCACTATAACCATATATGCTATAAAACATTCTCTTTTTAATCTCTATTCCTAAAATTTCAGCCATGCTACCAGATTTTTTATCTGCCCGTTCATTCAATATATTTGTTACTCCATAAACCAGACTTTCAGTGCCTATACAAAAATCCTTTTTCATATAATCGTCAAAGGCATTTTCTGCTATCCCTAGCCTAACTTTACGTCCATCACCATGCCAATTTGCAAAATTTATTATATATTGTAATGTGAGATTTTGTTCCGCCCCTCCCAATATAATTCCATACTTCATATTTTGAAAATCAGCAGCATATGGAAGCAATCCATCCTCAGAATCTTTAGGTACTGCTACAAAACGTTTAACAGGAATAACCATCTGCTTATTAAAAAAGTGTTTCAATAAAATTTTCACTTTATTATTATTAGAAGTATCGCCTAAAAATGTAGCTCCACATAACATAAATACTTTATTTTCATCTGCTTCGTCTGTCCATTGAAATATATCAGAAGACAGACAATATTCTACAAAAGTTTTTGTCAAAGCAATTTTGCCTTTATCCTTCGGGATAAAGTCCTTTGAGACACATATTTTAAATTTTTGTTCTGATTTTTTTAAATCCAAGAAACTCTTAGAAAAAAATGCACTCACAAATAAAATTCCAAACACAGCATTACTTACATTTAAAGCTCGATCTTTTTCTTCAAAGATTTCACTCTCCAAGCATGCAGCTAAATATTTCGAAGAATAATCCATAAAAAATATAAAATATTTTAAACTTCTCTTCAAAAAACTAATCCAATTGTCACCAAAAGAAATAATCAGGCTATCTATGGCTCTTATCTCATAATATGGTTCACCAGAATAAAATACTTGTACATTATTTCTATATTTTCTTCCTAATGCAGCTGTTATCTGACTGTCCGAAACGGTCCCTACTTGTGGATTCCAAATTTGAAGTGGATTTTTAAAATGCCTAGGCACCAATACATAGCTTAAATATTTCCTAGCACTGACCACCGCGCCGGTTGCGCTAGATATACTAGAAAACAACAAATAAAGAGTAGTGCCTGCCAGAATTATCCCCTTTATTGATGCAAAATACAAGACACTTTTTCCTTGAAAAAGTTGGTGAAAAAAACCATATACTAAATCGCTCATAGAAATACAACATAAAACCGTAAGCACCAAATATTTGATAGTGGCTATATGATAAAGCGACCAAATATGATAATCGCAAGAAATACATTTCTTAACAGTATCCATATATTTTTTATCAATATTATTTCCTAAAAACAGATAAATTTTTTCTCCTACTGCATGCATGCTATATCTCCAAAATTCTATCAGAATAACCTATTTTACATCATCAGGCAAACTCAGTAAATAGCGCCCATATTCGGTCATTTTTAATTCATTTCCGATTTCTAAAAGCTGTTCTGTTGTTATGTATTTTTTTCTCCACGCAAGTTCTTCGATGCACGAGATATAAAACCCTTGCATATCCTGTACAGATTGTACAAATTCAGCAGCTTTAAGCATTCCTTTGGGTGACCCTGTATCTAGCCAAGCCATACCTCTTCCCATTAAGGTAACATTCAATCTACCCTGTGCTAAATATTCATTATTTATAGATGTAATTTCTATTTCACCTCTAGCCGAAGGTTTAACATTTTTTGCTATTTCCACAACCGAATTATCATAAAAATATAATCCAGGTACTGCATAGTGTGATTTAGGTTTCTCTGGTTTTTCTTCAATAGATACAACTCTATTATTATCATCAAATTCAACAACTCCAAATTCCGTCGGATTTGCTACTGGATAACCAAATACTGTTGCCCCACCATTTTCAATCTGCTTTTTAGCAAGTCCAAGAATCCCTGAAAAACCTTGTCCATAAAAGATATTATCCCCCAAAGCAAGGCAAACACTGTCACCGCCAATAAATTCCGCACCTAATATAAAAGCATCGGCAAGACCTCTTGGCTTCTCCTGTACCTTATATTTTATGTCCATCCCAATTCTAGATCCATCACCTAATAACTTTTCATAATTAGGTACATCCTCTGGTGTGGATATCAGTAAAACCTCTCTTATTCCAGCCACTATCAATACTGATAGCGGATAGTATATAAGTGGTTTATCATAAATTGGTAGAAGTTGCTTTGAAACAACTTTTGTACTAGGATATAACCTAGTCCCTTTACCTCCTGCTAAAATAATTCCTTTCATTCTATCTCCTTCTTATATTTCTAAAGGTAAAAAATTTTTGACCTAGAAAATTTAAAATTGTGAATAACCCCATCCCAAATATCATTGCTAAATTTTCTTGAAATTTAGAGGACTGATTTTGGACCAAGAAAGTAATTAATGGTTTGGACACCCCATAGGCTATAAAATAGCATATAGCTATATTGCAAATGAATTTAATTATTTGAGTAAAATCCTTTTCTTTATTTCTAAAAGTAAAATATTTATTCAAAAAGAAGCTTAATATGCTTGCTAAAACATAGTTCATAGAAGAAGATAACCAATATGAGCAGTTCATAATATTATACATTGTAAACATAATCAGACTTCCTACAATAGTATTTAACACTCCAACAATTAGAAATCTTACAGTTTCTAAATTTAAATATTTTTCAATCATTTTCTATATAACCCTTATCCCCTATTAAGATTGGCTAAGCATTTATTTGGTCTTCTATGATGTACTTAGGTCTAAGTTTAATTTCATCATAAATCTTACCAATATAATATCCAATCGTCCCTAAACTTGTCATTAGTGCTCCACCCATTATAAGCAATAATAAAATGACTGTAGAAAACCCTTCTACCGCTGCTCCCATAAAGTATTTATATAAAGTAACACTTCCTAAATATGCAGATAGAATCATGAATATTACACCTAAAATAGTAACAATTTGTAAGGGTGCAGAACTAAAGGATGTTATATTGCTTAATGCATATCTAAACAAACCCTGAAAATTCCACTTGGTCATTCCATATTTTCTTTCTTTTACCTCATACTCCATCTTAGTTGACTTAAATCCACACCAAAAACTCATTGCCCTAAAAAATGGTCTTCTTTCAGGCATTTTTTTTATTATATCAACTACCTGTCTATCTAATAATTTAAAATCAGAAGAATTGCATAAATCTAATTTAGTAAGTTTATAGATAATATTATAAAATATTTTAGAGAAAAATTTATATATGACGGGTTCCTTTCCCCTATTAACTTTGATGCCTTCTATTATTTTATATCCTTCTAACCATTTATTGTACATATCTACTAATATTTCTGGGGGATGCTGAAGGTCACAATCAAGAACAGCACAGCATTCTCCCTTAGAAAAATTCAATCCCGCCGAAATAGCCATTTCTTTACCAAAATTTCTACTAAATTTATAACCTTTTATATTCTGCATTAATTGATTTGCACATTTTATTTTTTCAAAGGTATCATCTTTGCTACCATCGTCTATAAAAATTAATTCATATTCTATCTGGTTATCTTCTAATATCTGGCAAATCGTTTCCGATGTTATTAGAATATTATCGGCTTCATTATATGCGGGAATTATTACTGTCAGCATTGTACTTCTCCTTATGTAAGACTATACATCAATTTCTAGATATAATTGTTTTAATTTTGTTAAGTTACTTATATCTGTAACATTACAGGTTACTACATAATGTCCCTTTTCCTTAAATGTATATTTAATAAAGGAATCATTTAGTATCTCAGTTTTGTATACTTCTTGACCTTGAAAAACAATAGTATATTGATATCGGAAATTAGATAAATCATATATAAGTTTACTTTGTGGGTACAAAGATACAACGAACTGGTATTGTAAATTATCACTCTTTGTAAAATTTATTTCCCTAGTTAAAAAGCCATCATCAAAAACCACCTGAGTATTAGGTGGCAAATCCCAATACTTTTTTATACTCTCGGCATAATAACTGCTATTTAAATTTCCAATAAGCCGATCCGAATATGAAGGTAAAACTAAAATAGGTGAAGTACATTTATTTAAATATACATCGCTTTTGTAAGTACTAATAATATTTTGTCGGCATTTTGTAATAGAATGAGCATCACACAATATATTTGCATAGATATCAATTCTAAACAATAGTATTAAAATTATTACAATATTACATAAAACTTTAAAATCTATATTCTTAAATAAAATCTGTGACCAAACATAGCTACATAGCATTGCAATCGTATAAGTCGCAAAAATCATATTTCGCTCGCCCGGCGCAATTAGCACAAACATAACAGAAAATGCCGCTGCTATATACAAGTAATAAAATATATTTCTATTTTCTTTTAATAAATGAATAATAATTATAATTTGTAATACTAAAACAAGAGATGTAATTATCGTCAGACAATTTGCATTTAAAACATCAAAAAAAGATGCATTTATCCAACTATAAACTGATATTGGAAACTGAAAACAAGAGTTCACAAAAATCCTCAATCCTAAATAAATAGTAATAAAAACTGTTTCTATTGCTATAAATCCAAAATAAATCAAGTTAGTCACATTACTTCTGAATCTATTAATTGCCTTTGTTTTAAATGCAATTAAAATAACTAAATTTAAAATTAAGAAAATAAATAACTGTGAATTTACTAACATATTCAAAACTTGAGGGACATTGCAAAATAAAGTTTTAATTAAACTGCTCCCCTGTGCACTACCAAACCGTTGCCAGATGCCTGGGGAAAGAAACATAATTAAACTGCCGATTATACTTCCCCAAAATAAGCTATCCAAATTGCGATTTTGGTTCTTCTGTAAAAACAGTTGAGTTTTTAAGCAGAATAAAAAAACAACTAAACCTATTGTTAAATTTTCAATCCATAAACTTGCCACTATTGAAATTAAAAATAGAAAAATCTTGGACATTATTTTTGTGTTAGAAAAAAATATAAATCGATTCTCCTTAGACGTAGCTATTAAAATGCATATTAAAATACATAGCATACCCATGTTATATGGAATGCTTCCATTAATGTGTAGCTGTATTTGTGAACGAAAATTGCTTGAAACTCCCAAAATAATAAGAAGAAGTATTATTAAATTATTTCTGGTTGATTTAATTCTAAAGATCTTCGTTATTGTCCACATTTGTAATACATAAATTAATGGCATAATAAATATGTATGCATAGGAATATAAATCAAAGAATGCAGTTGAAAAATTATGAGCCAATCGTCCATTCAGATATGTCCATGATCTAATCAAACCACAAATAGTACTTACATAATCTGAGCTATACCAATTAGCAATTTCCCAATCATCGCCCCCTCTTGGTAAATTAATGCACATTAATAAAAATAATATATATATGCATATATAAGGTGCATTTTTTATAACTATTTTTTTCATTAAGAGATATCCTTTCTTTTAAAATTCATTTAAAGCATCTATTACATATTGCACTTCTTTTTCTTTCATTCCTATATACAAAGGCAAAGTAAGTGCAGTAGATGAAATTTCTTCTACAATAGGTAAATCCCCTTTTTTATAATCTAAATCAGTAAAAGCTTTTTGCAGATGCATTGGAATAGGATAATGTACTAATGTGCCTATTCCTTTTTCTCCCAAATACTTCTGTAATTCATCTCTTTTTTCAGCACGGATAACAAATAAATGCCAAACATGAGAACAGTTTTCAGTAATCCTGGGTAGAGTAATTTTAGCATTATTAATACCTTGCATATACATTTGTGCAATCTGTTGTCGTTCTATGGTCCATCGGTCTAAATATCTAAGTTTAACTCTTAAAAATGCTGCCTGTATTTCATCAAGCCTTGAATTAATTCCTTTAAAATCATGATGATATTTTATTGTGGATCCATAACAACCTAATGCACGGATTCTATCAGCAATATCCTTATTGTTTGTAACAATGGCGCCACCATCACCAAGAGCTCCAAGATTTTTCCCTGGATAAAAGCTAAATGCTGCTGTCATGCCAAAAGACCCGGCTTTCTTACCCTTATATGTAGCACCGTGTGCTTGAGCCGCATCTTCAATTACATATAAATTATATTTTTTCGCAATTTGACAAATACTGTCCATTTCAGCCATTTGTCCATATAAATGTACTGCAATAATAGCCTTAGTATTTTTAGTAATGCATTTTTCTATATGTTCATAGTTAAGATTATATGTATTAATATCAACTTCGCAAAATACTGGAGTTGCTCCAGCGTAGATTACTGCTAAAGCTGTTGCAATAAAGGTATGTGAAGGCACAATAACTTCATCCCCCGCTCCAACCTCCAAGGCTTTTAAAGATAGGTATATTGCATCCATACCTGTACCTACCCCAATGCAATATTTTGCACCGCAGTACTCTGCAAATTCCCTCTCGAAATTATCATATTCCTGTCCTTGTATAAACCAGCCTGCATCATAACACCCTTCAAATGCATCCTGTATTTCTGTCTTTATATCTTCGTGCATATATTTAAATGTTGAAAATGGTATATTCATTGCTATTCTCCTATCAAATTATTTTCCGTCAAAAATCTAGCAAATTCAAAATCTGTATTAGTTGTTATTTTAAAACAATATGGTGTGCTTTTTATCATCATAGGTTTAATTCCCTTATAGGTGAAAATTTCTGAAAGTCCTAAAAGCTGCTCTTTTTCATATGGTTTAAGGCTTTCATAAATGTCAACAAAATTTTTCAAGCTGCAAACCTCTGGTGTTTGAATAGAAAACAATGTGCTTTTTGTGGGAATTTCATTAATATAGAACCCATCTTGTGATTCAGCAACCCCATCAATTATTTCTGATCCAAGGGTTACTATTGGATATTCCTTGGCTCCCTTGATACATTTTTCAATTAAGTTTTCAGAAACAAAAGGTCTGTTTGCATCCATTAGCATGATGCTATCATCATATAAGATTTGAAAATTATTAGTTAAATACTCTACTATGTTTACAAAGGTATTCATTCTTAGATTATCACCAATAACAATCTTTAAATTGTCTGTATTTCTAAAATTATCATGTATAATTTGTTTTGTTAAGCCAACATGTTCCTCTAGCACACCAATTACAATATATTTAAACTGATTGCTCTTAAGTAAATGATTAATTGTATATGCAATTATAGGAATGTCATTTATTTTCATAAATTGTTTAGGTATATCCGTTAAACCCATTCTGGTTCCCTTACCCGAAGCTAATAACGCACAATAATTCATTTTTTATTCCTCACTATTAACCGCATAACAAACTGTTTCTATTCCCATTAAATTATGATGCCTCATAAAGATTTTATACTTAGGGTTTAAATTTTTTATATATAAGGGTATTTCCCAATGGTGCTCTACTTTATGATATACACAAATAGCAAGCTTTGGTTTAAACTGCTGGATTGTATTTTTTGCTCCCTCTAAAGCCTCAAGCTCTGCACCTTCAACATCCATTTTAATAAAAGAAATATCTTCTTTTTCTTCTAAAACAGAGTCAAGGTTTACGGCTTGTACTTTAACATTGCCTAGATTGTTTATCGTTGATCCCATCGTTCCTGCTTCTAAAAAATATAATATGTCATTTTTGTTCCATACCGCATTATTAAATATTTCTATATTATTATATTGGTTCATTTGTTCTTCTAAGTATCCAAAATTTTTTTATCTGGTTCAAAACAATATGCTTTTTTGATATTTCCGACAATGTTCATCAATTCTATAGTATCTTCACCATGATACGAACCACAATCTACGAAAACTTCATTGTTAGTTATATTAAATATTTGCTTTTGAAAATACTCATTGTCTTTATAAATAGCTTTTAGGTATCTACTATCTTTTG carries:
- a CDS encoding GtrA family protein — encoded protein: MIEKYLNLETVRFLIVGVLNTIVGSLIMFTMYNIMNCSYWLSSSMNYVLASILSFFLNKYFTFRNKEKDFTQIIKFICNIAICYFIAYGVSKPLITFLVQNQSSKFQENLAMIFGMGLFTILNFLGQKFFTFRNIRRR
- a CDS encoding DUF1653 domain-containing protein, which translates into the protein MTRRIITKRPYRHFKGKLYYVHDIVMHTETREWMVSYQALYEPYGMFVRPLDMFSEEIDSGRPDNVTKQKYRFELFNGQ
- a CDS encoding DUF6056 family protein, which codes for MKKIVIKNAPYICIYILFLLMCINLPRGGDDWEIANWYSSDYVSTICGLIRSWTYLNGRLAHNFSTAFFDLYSYAYIFIMPLIYVLQMWTITKIFRIKSTRNNLIILLLIILGVSSNFRSQIQLHINGSIPYNMGMLCILICILIATSKENRFIFFSNTKIMSKIFLFLISIVASLWIENLTIGLVVFLFCLKTQLFLQKNQNRNLDSLFWGSIIGSLIMFLSPGIWQRFGSAQGSSLIKTLFCNVPQVLNMLVNSQLFIFLILNLVILIAFKTKAINRFRSNVTNLIYFGFIAIETVFITIYLGLRIFVNSCFQFPISVYSWINASFFDVLNANCLTIITSLVLVLQIIIIIHLLKENRNIFYYLYIAAAFSVMFVLIAPGERNMIFATYTIAMLCSYVWSQILFKNIDFKVLCNIVIILILLFRIDIYANILCDAHSITKCRQNIISTYKSDVYLNKCTSPILVLPSYSDRLIGNLNSSYYAESIKKYWDLPPNTQVVFDDGFLTREINFTKSDNLQYQFVVSLYPQSKLIYDLSNFRYQYTIVFQGQEVYKTEILNDSFIKYTFKEKGHYVVTCNVTDISNLTKLKQLYLEIDV
- the rfbA gene encoding glucose-1-phosphate thymidylyltransferase RfbA, producing the protein MKGIILAGGKGTRLYPSTKVVSKQLLPIYDKPLIYYPLSVLIVAGIREVLLISTPEDVPNYEKLLGDGSRIGMDIKYKVQEKPRGLADAFILGAEFIGGDSVCLALGDNIFYGQGFSGILGLAKKQIENGGATVFGYPVANPTEFGVVEFDDNNRVVSIEEKPEKPKSHYAVPGLYFYDNSVVEIAKNVKPSARGEIEITSINNEYLAQGRLNVTLMGRGMAWLDTGSPKGMLKAAEFVQSVQDMQGFYISCIEELAWRKKYITTEQLLEIGNELKMTEYGRYLLSLPDDVK
- a CDS encoding glycosyltransferase family 2 protein, producing MLTVIIPAYNEADNILITSETICQILEDNQIEYELIFIDDGSKDDTFEKIKCANQLMQNIKGYKFSRNFGKEMAISAGLNFSKGECCAVLDCDLQHPPEILVDMYNKWLEGYKIIEGIKVNRGKEPVIYKFFSKIFYNIIYKLTKLDLCNSSDFKLLDRQVVDIIKKMPERRPFFRAMSFWCGFKSTKMEYEVKERKYGMTKWNFQGLFRYALSNITSFSSAPLQIVTILGVIFMILSAYLGSVTLYKYFMGAAVEGFSTVILLLLIMGGALMTSLGTIGYYIGKIYDEIKLRPKYIIEDQINA
- the galE gene encoding UDP-glucose 4-epimerase GalE → MKIMVTGGAGYIGSHTVSALQEKGYEVVIYDNLSTGHKWAVRNCELVIGDLGNTKQLESVFDSHQISAVVHFAASSLVGESVSNPAKYYENNVIGSKRLFDVMLAKGVSKLVFSSTCATYGLPEVVPITENEKQSPINSYGWTKFMIERIMQDYGQAYGLNSIALRYFNAAGSAYEAGLGEAHSPESHVIPLLLETVTGKRDVFSLFGQDYNTEDGSCIRDYIHVKDLASAHILALERLLKNDSILEENCKSQDLTGFDCFNLGTGEGVSVLQLISTIEKVTGKNVPVRVCERREGDPPVLVAENRKAVKLLGWKPVYSDMENIIQSAYKWETMKAFCMGDMDQIANKIL
- a CDS encoding D-ribitol-5-phosphate cytidylyltransferase, with protein sequence MNYCALLASGKGTRMGLTDIPKQFMKINDIPIIAYTINHLLKSNQFKYIVIGVLEEHVGLTKQIIHDNFRNTDNLKIVIGDNLRMNTFVNIVEYLTNNFQILYDDSIMLMDANRPFVSENLIEKCIKGAKEYPIVTLGSEIIDGVAESQDGFYINEIPTKSTLFSIQTPEVCSLKNFVDIYESLKPYEKEQLLGLSEIFTYKGIKPMMIKSTPYCFKITTNTDFEFARFLTENNLIGE
- a CDS encoding FkbM family methyltransferase; this encodes MNQYNNIEIFNNAVWNKNDILYFLEAGTMGSTINNLGNVKVQAVNLDSVLEEKEDISFIKMDVEGAELEALEGAKNTIQQFKPKLAICVYHKVEHHWEIPLYIKNLNPKYKIFMRHHNLMGIETVCYAVNSEE
- a CDS encoding DegT/DnrJ/EryC1/StrS family aminotransferase translates to MNIPFSTFKYMHEDIKTEIQDAFEGCYDAGWFIQGQEYDNFEREFAEYCGAKYCIGVGTGMDAIYLSLKALEVGAGDEVIVPSHTFIATALAVIYAGATPVFCEVDINTYNLNYEHIEKCITKNTKAIIAVHLYGQMAEMDSICQIAKKYNLYVIEDAAQAHGATYKGKKAGSFGMTAAFSFYPGKNLGALGDGGAIVTNNKDIADRIRALGCYGSTIKYHHDFKGINSRLDEIQAAFLRVKLRYLDRWTIERQQIAQMYMQGINNAKITLPRITENCSHVWHLFVIRAEKRDELQKYLGEKGIGTLVHYPIPMHLQKAFTDLDYKKGDLPIVEEISSTALTLPLYIGMKEKEVQYVIDALNEF